One Cyclopterus lumpus isolate fCycLum1 chromosome 7, fCycLum1.pri, whole genome shotgun sequence DNA window includes the following coding sequences:
- the wfdc2 gene encoding WAP four-disulfide core domain protein 2 isoform X2 — translation MEQHWSTVCALLLALSAFVHYGVAFAAQKSGVCPVPATGFGVGLCHHFCFNDMDCPETEKCCHNGCGYECRAPYKAKPGVCPSRLWGFGKCAEFCTNDTDCPKDEKCCHNGCGHECMAPHTVKPGRCALPQGTRICAEYCYHDGQCPGEQKCCKTSCGHACSEPC, via the exons ATGGAGCAACACTGGTCGACAGTTTGTGCACTGCTTCTAGCACTCAGTGCATTTGTGCACTATGGCGTAGCTTTTGCTGCAc AGAAGTCAGGAGTGTGTCCTGTCCCGGCGACTGGCTTCGGAGTCGGACTGTGTCATCATTTTTGCTTCAATGATATGGACTGCCCCGAAACTGAGAAGTGCTGCCACAACGGATGTGGATATGAGTGCAGGGCACCATACAAAG CCAAGCCAGGAGTGTGTCCTAGCAGACTCTGGGGCTTCGGAAAGTGTGCTGAATTTTGCACCAATGACACTGACTGCCCCAAAGATGAGAAGTGCTGCCACAATGGATGTGGGCATGAGTGCATGGCACCACACACAG TGAAGCCGGGCCGCTGCGCCCTTCCCCAGGGAACCCGCATCTGTGCCGAGTACTGCTATCATGACGGGCAGTGTCCAGGAGAGCAGAAGTGCTGCAAGACATCCTGTGGCCATGCCTGCAGTGAGCCCTGCTGA
- the wfdc2 gene encoding WAP four-disulfide core domain protein 18 isoform X1: MEQHWSTVCALLLALSAFVHYDVAFAAEVDGNSTAKPGVCPSRLWGFGKCAEFCTNDTDCPKDEKCCHNGCGHECMAPHTVKPGRCALPQGTRICAEYCYHDGQCPGEQKCCKTSCGHACSEPC; encoded by the exons ATGGAGCAACACTGGTCGACAGTTTGTGCACTGCTTCTAGCACTCAGTGCATTTGTGCACTATGACGTAGCTTTTGCTGCAGAAGTTGATGGTAACTCAACAG CCAAGCCAGGAGTGTGTCCTAGCAGACTCTGGGGCTTCGGAAAGTGTGCTGAATTTTGCACCAATGACACTGACTGCCCCAAAGATGAGAAGTGCTGCCACAATGGATGTGGGCATGAGTGCATGGCACCACACACAG TGAAGCCGGGCCGCTGCGCCCTTCCCCAGGGAACCCGCATCTGTGCCGAGTACTGCTATCATGACGGGCAGTGTCCAGGAGAGCAGAAGTGCTGCAAGACATCCTGTGGCCATGCCTGCAGTGAGCCCTGCTGA